The stretch of DNA gttagccaggatggtctcgatctcctgacctcgtgatccgcccgcatcagcctcccaaagtgctgagattataggcgtgagccaccgcgcccggcctatttatgcTTCTTAATTTTCCCATGTCATAAGTTCGATGTATAATATTTACATTATCATTCAGCTTAAAacattcactctttttttttagagacaaggtcttgctctgtcacacaggctggagtgcagtggcacagtcatagctcactgcagcctcagcagcCTTAACTTCTTGTGTTCAAGgaatcctccccactcagcctcctgagtaccacacccggcctttacgtctgtttttgtttttgtttttgtttttgttattaactCATTGATTGTTGAGAAGTCTGTCGCTTTATTTCCAAAATGGGACGATATTAGTCATTTTTGAGTCAGGTGAGTCCCACAAGTTCCCAGCGTCTCCTCGTGGTCTGTGTTAGGGGTCCAGGCTGGCTGGGGTTCACTGGTGTGCACTGGGGGCAGCTCCCATGCCTTCAGCCGTCCTGAGTCTCCTTCTGTTGAGTGTGGGGTCTGGGTCCCCCCTGGGCTAGTGGATGGCCAGGGTGGCATAGATGCTGGGCTCAGCTGGAGAGGGCCCTTCCTGGGATGGAGGAGGCTCAGTTGCCTTCCGTCTAAGGGTCAAGCTGTGCAGCTGGGCGTAGGTCACATCCTGGGAGGCTTCAGATGCAGCAGCCTGCAGTTGGGGAGAGTGAGAGGGAAGCAACGTGGTGGGGGTCGGGGAGGCCTGGGGGCCTGGAGAGGAAAGGACTCACCTGAGTGTCCATCTGTCTGTCCTCTTCTGCCTGTGTGTCCTTTGTGTCCAGGAATTCCTCGGACagtgaggagggaggagaggccaTTTCTCTCCTGGGTCTGGAGTGTTTCACCGGGGCGTACGTCACTGCCTGGGGGTCTTCATTGTGTGGGCTCTGCTGGAGAGAGACAGTGGTGGGGGGTGTCCTCGAATCCCCCTGACCCCCTGGAGTCAATTTTCCCCACTGTTGCCCCGGTGATCCGATTACATCCCTTTCCTGATGGAATCTCAGGGACGCCCTAAGGCCATGGAGGGTCTGGCCGCTCCCTCCCTGTGGTTCTGGCCTCTGCTCCTCACTCTGACCTTGCCCATTTGGCTGCAGCCTCACGGGCCTTCCTGCAAGAGCTTGCTGCTGCCTCGGGGCCCTTGCagggctgtttcctctgcctgtagGGGCTCGTCCATTAGAGGACCGTGTGGCCCCCTCCGTCCAGGCTTCTCAGATGACAGCTGAGCAGACAGCCCTCCCCTTCCATTCAGACTGGCCCCACTGCCCCACACTCTCTGCCCTTTCCCTGGTTTATGTTCCTTACAGCACGTTGCACTCCTGGACACAGTGCATTCATTTGCATTTTGTCTCCCACCACGAGGTGAGCTCAGGAGGCGGGGGAGGCTTTCCTCCCTGCTGTGTCTGCAGCTCCCACGGGGAGCCCCATCCACAGTGAGCTCCCTGGGAACACtcgctggatgaatgaatgaaggggaGCCCAGGGGACCGAGGTGGTTCATTTATTCCTCATCCTCCTGAGGCCTGGGGAGCGCTCTAACAACCAGACGGCCAAACAGAGGATGAGGAGCAGGAAGGGGACCCGGGAGGAGGCCCACGAGGTCCCAGGACAGCAGGAGAGAGTGAGGTCGCAGCAGGCAGGAGGCAGCATGCTGGACAAGGAGGGGTCCACCGTGACGATGCTGAGAGCCGGGGGAAGGAGGACAGAGAAGTCCTGCAGGATTAGATCTGGCACCAGGAGGCCTTTGGTGCCCGGCACGGGGCGGGATCTCACCTGACTGTCCAGCTCCACCCGGTCCTCAGACTGTGTGTCCTTCACGGCAGTATCTGCTGGGGCAGAGCAAGGGGTTCGTCTCCTGGTTCTCTGAGAACTCTCAGTCCTGCTGGCCCCTGCCCTGCTCCCAGATGGGGCCACTGAGATCCAGGGAGGTCCCACAGTGTGGGGCGAGACCATCTTCCACGGAGCCCCAGACCCTTCCCAGCCCCTCCCTGTTGCTACTGAAATTTTGGGACTCCTGTCTCTCCAGCACCCCCATTTGTCCCCTCTCTTCCTCTTACAGAGATTTTCTTCCTGGACGTCAGCAGCTGGGCCGGACCTGGGGGAGGACATGGGAGTGTGAGGGGCAGTGTATGGGCTGCGGCGGGTGGGAGTCTGTGGTCTTTGGGCAGAATTACCTCCTCAGCAGGCCCCTGTCCTTGGGCTCTGTCTCCGCAGCCCCTGCAGGACGCTGGAAATCAGTCTTTCTGTGGTCTGGGTGAAGATGGACAGAGTCTCAGCCCTGGGAACATTAGAACCCCCATTCTGCACATGCAActtgagggaaagaaggaaaactaaaaatattcctACATGGATGTTCCAAATATTTCATGATAGAAAAAAAACTCCATGAATACTGACGTTTGTAAATGCGTGCTGACATTACATGCCCCTGGAACCGGTTTTCTAAACTGACACCCCTGTGTGTTTGGGTTCCCTCTGGCTGGTGCCCTGAGCCCACCCTTGGTCGGCCCATGGGTCCCCCGCTTCCCTACTCACCAGATGTCCTGTGTTTGCTGTGACGCTGACgtcggaggaggaggaagaggaggaggaagagcagcagGATGAAGGCCACTGAGACCCCAATCAAAACCTCCAGGTATCTTCCCAGACCTTGACATGAGGACGTCAGGAGTGGGAATGACGTCATTGatgtgagcacctactgtgtgcaggcgCGAGCCAGGTCTTTCCTTCGTGACCTCCAGCCCTCACAAGCAGTCGTGCAACATTGAATTGCCACCCGTAcaacccatttcacagatgcacaaactgaggctcagagaggggaatcGCCTGCCCCGTGCCCCCAGCGAGGAAGCGGCAGAGCTGGGAAGGGAGCCCGGGAGTCTGACCTGCAGCCCTTGTTCCTGCACCAGAGCCGAGACCCGGAGCTGCAGGGAAAGAGCCTGACCATCCTGAACCACagccctgctcccctcccctgccccaggtCACCGTCACTGCTGCAGGTGGGACAGGACAGGCCCCTGCGGAATCGGGTCTGGGAGGTTCCCTGGGAGGCCTCCTCTCCCAGGAGGGCACAGCTGGGGGTCAGAACTGAAAGGAACTTTCCCACCCACAGGCCTCTCTCCTTTACACTTGGAGAAACTGAGTCCCATGCAGGGGAGGGGCCTGTCCACATCGCCACCTCCAGAGGAGCCTGAACCTAGGACAGaacccacccctgcctccccggGACCCCGCCCACCTCCCACTCAGAGCCCCTCACTCACCACTCTGGGGGCCTGACCCTGGGGGGTTGAGGGGCTGgtcctcaggacctcctgggTCAGGACAGGGAGATGAGGGCTGGGGCTGTCTTGCCCCCCACATCAGCCCGGCTCCTCCTCCCCCAGGCTGGGCCCCAACATTTCCCTCTGCCTCAACCCCCCGCCCCTCACCAGCCCAGCCTCAGAGCCCCTGGGACACAAGCCCGTCCttgaggggaggggagtgggatCCTTAGGGAGACTCAGACTGCCCTGGGGGAGGCCGCGCTCCCCAAGAGGCCTCAGCGACTCACCAGGTGTGGAGGGCGGCCCTGTGGGTGGGAGCCTGGAGCCTCCAGAGGGTCCTGGAAGGAGCACGGGAGGCGGGTGAGGGGCGGGGGCCGTCCATGGAGTGTACCCTTCCACTCCCACTCTCCTGCTTCCGCCCAGTGGATTCCCTGGAACCATTTCTCTGCCCACCTGGTGCCTTCTGCATGCCAGGCAGGGGAGAACGGGTGGCCACGCCTAGGAGAACCCCTGTTGGCCTCCTCCCCTCTGAGGGCTGGGTGCCCTCTGGCTAAGCCTCCCTCACTCCATCCCAGCTGAGATCTCCTGGGGCCTGGGCTTGAGCTGAGCCTTTGAGCTCAGAGAGGACGGGGTCGGGGCCCTCACCTGAGACCATGAGTTCCAGGGGGTCACTGGGGAAAGACAGCAGGTAGGAGTCGGAGCTGCGTGAGCCGTAGCACCTGTAGGTCCCCGTGTGGGCTGAGATCACAGGACTCACGGGGAATTCAGCCTGGTACTTATGAGCTCGGTACTTTGATCTCAGACGCAGCGGGGGATGGGCTGCCCCTTCTTTGGTCAGAAGGAAAGTGTCAAACTGCCACCATGACTGACACAGCAGGGTCACGTTCTCTCCTGAGGCCACCGTGGGGCCTGGCTGCACTGACAGGGAGACGGTGTCATAGAACTGTCCTGGAGAGAAGAAGGATGGGTGAGGGGCTGCCCCACCTTGCTCTGAGCTGACACCTCCCCAGTCCTCTCCCTGGGACCCtcagtgtctctgtctctgttttctctgAGTCTCGCCTCCCCGCCCatcccctgtctctctctgtctctccctcccttggGACCTCCACCCCTCATCCCGGCCATCACCACCTGGGCTCGCCCGGCAGGGCCTGTgcagagcctgggtccctgacTGAACCCGCTGGCCACCTCACCTGCGATCAGGATGTTCAGGGGGTCACTGGGGGCTGACCACTCGGAAGAGAGGTTGTGTGCACCGTAGCATCTGTACTGGCCCCCATGGGAGGGGCTCACAGGGCCCAGGGTGAAGTTGGCCTGGGAGAGCCCAGCCTGGGGCTGCTGGCCAGGGCGCTGGAGGAAGCCACGTTCCCCCTCCTTGTACAGAACAAATCTGTCGTAGCCGACATCAGAGCCACACTGGAGGGTCAGGCTCTCCCCAGGGGCCAGGACAGGGCCCTGCAGTGTCAGGAGGGAGGGCTTCCTAGACACGCCTGGAGGGAAAGAGGAGCCAGGACTGAGAGAGCTGGTTCCTCCCACGCCCCTTCCTTCTCCCGTCCTGGCCCTGCAGGTCTCACTGTCTCTCACGCTCTGAGTCTCTGACTCCAGGGCCTCCCTCTCACCCGGGGCTGTCTTGGAGTCATTTCAGAGTGGGGTCTCCCTAGTCCTGGCCACTGTGCCTGatctttcctcctctccctgagagctgggaccTCACAGCAAACACACCGATGCCTTCCTGAGTCCTCCCCTTTCAGGTGAGCGTGGCCGAGGGCTCCTCCTCCCATGTCAGAGCCTCCCCATGGGGTCTCCCTCATGCCTTCAGCCCGTCCATCAACACATCACTCTGGGTCCTTTCCAGATTCAGTCACCAGCCAAACTCCCGACAACCTGTCAGCTGCCCCGAAAGTGTGTTAGACAAGGCCGTGGCTCCCTCACCTGAGGGCAGAATCTCCAGGGGGTCACTGGGGTGGGACCACACCTGGGGGGTGTTCGTATAATAGTAATAGCATCTGAACCTCCACCTGTGGCTGGGGGTCACGGGGCCCACAGGGAACAGGGCCTGGAACCCCCCACTGTGGAGCTGCTGTGAGTCCAGGGTCCGGGGGAGCTGGTGTTCTCCTTCCTTCATCAGAACAAAATGGTGATATCCGTTCTGTGAGCCACATCGGAGGGTCACGTTCCCCCCTGAGGCCACcacagggctgggcagggctgagAGGGTGGGTTTGCTGTAGGCTCCTAGGAGAGAAGGAGGCACCGTGTTAAATGGGGCTCCCACCTCCCACATCATCCCCAGGGCTGGGCTGTGAGAGGGAGACGCCCTGAAAGCCGACCCCCTTCCTGAGGGCAGAGCCTGGGGCTGGGAGCCCTGAGTGTCCTCTCACCTGTCACCACCAGCTCCAGGGGGTCGCTGGGCTCTGACCAGTCTGCAGAGCTGTAATAGCGGCAGCGGTATCTCCCTGCATGGTGCTGTGTCATGGATGGGATGGAGAATCTGGCCTTGTTCTTGGGCTCCAGTGGGTTATTTCTGTCCCAGGGCTCTGGGCTTCCCTCTTTATGCAGTCGGTACCCCTGGGCCTCCAGGGTCCCCTGACACCAGATGGTCACGGGGCTTCTCCAGCTGATCACAGAGCCTGGTTCAGCCCAGAGGGTGGGTTTGGGGAAGGGCCCTAGATGGAAATCAGAGGCTGGATCCCAAGACATCCCCACACTCAGATCCCAGCTGCCAGCCCCAGGACTTCCCCATCATCCCCATCAGTCACCCAGAACTACTGTCTCCTCCCGCAGCTGCCCATGGGTGGCCCCCTGTCCCAGTGAGGAGTAGGGACCTGGGACAGCTGGGGACAGACTCACCTGCCTGCACGTGGGTCCTGGGGCCCAGACTCAGCCCTGGAAGAGAATTCCCTGTGAGGCATTTGCCCTGAAGCCTGAGCAAGTCCCCACCCTGGTGCCTCCTGAGCTTTTGAGGTCTCCTGATGGACCAGGgtttgtgtgtggggtggggtccCTCCAAGACTTGGATCTCCCGCTCCCCATCTTGAAATCTCACCAAGGCAGAGCAGGGCTGTGAGGGTGGGGGTCATGGCGTCTCCTCCCGGTGACCCCGCGCTCTGCAGAGGGATGAGCCCTCAGTGCTGGCaggacagagagacacacagggtGTGGCTGCTGGGAGGCTGGGTCCTTCTTGTCATGGGGTTGTCTCATCCGCAGCCCACAGGAAGGGGAACTGCCCTCCCCAGGAGCCTGGCTCTCATTTCCCCAGGGCTGAAGTGGTGGCGTGCACCAGGCTCTCTGCAGACATTTCAGAGAGAAATGGGGTCTCCCTGCCCCCGGGCCACTGTCTGCCTGATTTATCTTTATCTCACTGAGGACGGGGACACAGCCGCAAATAGGCCTGGTGCCTTCCTGAGTCAGCCCCTTTCAGGCAAGGGTGACCGTGGGCTCCTCCTCCCTCTCAGAGCCTCCCCATGgggtctccctccctccttcagcTCGTCCATCAGCTCAGCGTTACGGGGTCCTTACCATGGCGGTCGTCTCTCCAGCCCTGGAGATGCTTCAGGGAAGACCCAGGTCCATGCTGCAGGCAGACTCAGATCAGCAGAGATGCACCTGACACCTGGCTGTGTAGTCCAGGCTGAGCTGCGTGTGGCAGTGAGCACAGAGGAGAAATGCAGGGTCtaccgtggtggctcatgcctggaatcccagcatttcaggaggctgaggcgggaggtgggcttgaggccaggagcttcagACAGTCCTGGACAACACACTTTGACCGTTtctctacagaaaagaaaaaagtgagctgggcatggaggcttatgcctgttgtcccagctactcaggaggctgaggtgggaggatctcttgggcccgggaggcggaggctgcagggagctatgatcaccccttggccttccagcctgggcgacagagcaagatcctgtctgagaaggagaaacatatatatatatatgtttcattgTAATCTATAATCTGATTCTGGGGAAGGTGAGCTGATTTGTATTTAATTCCTGATTATCATCTAGGGTTTATGTGACTTTGGACATGAACGTCACCTCTGAGCCTGCTGTCATGAACCCCACTCATCACAGTGGCTGTGGGGGTCAGTGATGCCCAGGACATGGGAGGCTCAGCCATGGTGAATTTCCAGACCAGTTCAGACAGGAGGGTGGGGACGGGAGAGGATCCTGGTGCTGGGCTCCACAGTCCAGGAGGATGATTGACGCCCCCACTCAAGAGCCCACATCGGCTCCAAATGCCATGAAATTCTCCTTGTGATACGTCTGAAATATGCAGATCATCACAgccacaggcagagaaagaggaagaacagTTCCTCACAT from Gorilla gorilla gorilla isolate KB3781 chromosome 20, NHGRI_mGorGor1-v2.1_pri, whole genome shotgun sequence encodes:
- the LILRB3 gene encoding leukocyte immunoglobulin-like receptor subfamily B member 3 isoform X2, producing the protein MTPTLTALLCLGLSLGPRTHVQAGPFPKPTLWAEPGSVISWRSPVTIWCQGTLEAQGYRLHKEGSPEPWDRNNPLEPKNKARFSIPSMTQHHAGRYRCRYYSSADWSEPSDPLELVVTGAYSKPTLSALPSPVVASGGNVTLRCGSQNGYHHFVLMKEGEHQLPRTLDSQQLHSGGFQALFPVGPVTPSHRWRFRCYYYYTNTPQVWSHPSDPLEILPSGVSRKPSLLTLQGPVLAPGESLTLQCGSDVGYDRFVLYKEGERGFLQRPGQQPQAGLSQANFTLGPVSPSHGGQYRCYGAHNLSSEWSAPSDPLNILIAGQFYDTVSLSVQPGPTVASGENVTLLCQSWWQFDTFLLTKEGAAHPPLRLRSKYRAHKYQAEFPVSPVISAHTGTYRCYGSRSSDSYLLSFPSDPLELMVSGPSGGSRLPPTGPPSTPGLGRYLEVLIGVSVAFILLLFLLLFLLLRRQRHSKHRTSDHRKTDFQRPAGAAETEPKDRGLLRRSGPAADVQEENLCKRKRGDKWGCWRDRSPKISVATGRGWEGSGAPWKMVSPHTVGPPWISVAPSGSRAGASRTESSQRTRRRTPCSAPADTAVKDTQSEDRVELDSQSPHNEDPQAVTYAPVKHSRPRREMASPPSSLSEEFLDTKDTQAEEDRQMDTQAAASEASQDVTYAQLHSLTLRRKATEPPPSQEGPSPAEPSIYATLAIH
- the LILRB3 gene encoding leukocyte immunoglobulin-like receptor subfamily B member 3 isoform X1 produces the protein MTPTLTALLCLGLSLGPRTHVQAGPFPKPTLWAEPGSVISWRSPVTIWCQGTLEAQGYRLHKEGSPEPWDRNNPLEPKNKARFSIPSMTQHHAGRYRCRYYSSADWSEPSDPLELVVTGAYSKPTLSALPSPVVASGGNVTLRCGSQNGYHHFVLMKEGEHQLPRTLDSQQLHSGGFQALFPVGPVTPSHRWRFRCYYYYTNTPQVWSHPSDPLEILPSGVSRKPSLLTLQGPVLAPGESLTLQCGSDVGYDRFVLYKEGERGFLQRPGQQPQAGLSQANFTLGPVSPSHGGQYRCYGAHNLSSEWSAPSDPLNILIAGQFYDTVSLSVQPGPTVASGENVTLLCQSWWQFDTFLLTKEGAAHPPLRLRSKYRAHKYQAEFPVSPVISAHTGTYRCYGSRSSDSYLLSFPSDPLELMVSGPSGGSRLPPTGPPSTPGLGRYLEVLIGVSVAFILLLFLLLFLLLRRQRHSKHRTSDHRKTDFQRPAGAAETEPKDRGLLRRSGPAADVQEENLCKRKRGDKWGCWRDRSPKISVATGRGWEGSGAPWKMVSPHTVGPPWISVAPSGSRAGASRTESSQRTRRRTPCSAPADTAVKDTQSEDRVELDSQQSPHNEDPQAVTYAPVKHSRPRREMASPPSSLSEEFLDTKDTQAEEDRQMDTQAAASEASQDVTYAQLHSLTLRRKATEPPPSQEGPSPAEPSIYATLAIH
- the LILRB3 gene encoding leukocyte immunoglobulin-like receptor subfamily B member 3 isoform X4, with product MTPTLTALLCLGLSLGPRTHVQAGPFPKPTLWAEPGSVISWRSPVTIWCQGTLEAQGYRLHKEGSPEPWDRNNPLEPKNKARFSIPSMTQHHAGRYRCRYYSSADWSEPSDPLELVVTGAYSKPTLSALPSPVVASGGNVTLRCGSQNGYHHFVLMKEGEHQLPRTLDSQQLHSGGFQALFPVGPVTPSHRWRFRCYYYYTNTPQVWSHPSDPLEILPSGVSRKPSLLTLQGPVLAPGESLTLQCGSDVGYDRFVLYKEGERGFLQRPGQQPQAGLSQANFTLGPVSPSHGGQYRCYGAHNLSSEWSAPSDPLNILIAGQFYDTVSLSVQPGPTVASGENVTLLCQSWWQFDTFLLTKEGAAHPPLRLRSKYRAHKYQAEFPVSPVISAHTGTYRCYGSRSSDSYLLSFPSDPLELMVSGPSGGSRLPPTGPPSTPGLGRYLEVLIGVSVAFILLLFLLLFLLLRRQRHSKHRTSDHRKTDFQRPAGAAETEPKDRGLLRRSGPAADVQEENLYTAVKDTQSEDRVELDSQSPHNEDPQAVTYAPVKHSRPRREMASPPSSLSEEFLDTKDTQAEEDRQMDTQAAASEASQDVTYAQLHSLTLRRKATEPPPSQEGPSPAEPSIYATLAIH
- the LILRB3 gene encoding leukocyte immunoglobulin-like receptor subfamily B member 3 isoform X5 encodes the protein MTPTLTALLCLGLSLGPRTHVQAGPFPKPTLWAEPGSVISWRSPVTIWCQGTLEAQGYRLHKEGSPEPWDRNNPLEPKNKARFSIPSMTQHHAGRYRCRYYSSADWSEPSDPLELVVTGAYSKPTLSALPSPVVASGGNVTLRCGSQNGYHHFVLMKEGEHQLPRTLDSQQLHSGGFQALFPVGPVTPSHRWRFRCYYYYTNTPQVWSHPSDPLEILPSGVSRKPSLLTLQGPVLAPGESLTLQCGSDVGYDRFVLYKEGERGFLQRPGQQPQAGLSQANFTLGPVSPSHGGQYRCYGAHNLSSEWSAPSDPLNILIAGQFYDTVSLSVQPGPTVASGENVTLLCQSWWQFDTFLLTKEGAAHPPLRLRSKYRAHKYQAEFPVSPVISAHTGTYRCYGSRSSDSYLLSFPSDPLELMVSGPSGGSRLPPTGPPSTPGGPEDQPLNPPGSGPQSGE
- the LILRB3 gene encoding leukocyte immunoglobulin-like receptor subfamily B member 3 isoform X3 yields the protein MTPTLTALLCLGLSLGPRTHVQAGPFPKPTLWAEPGSVISWRSPVTIWCQGTLEAQGYRLHKEGSPEPWDRNNPLEPKNKARFSIPSMTQHHAGRYRCRYYSSADWSEPSDPLELVVTGAYSKPTLSALPSPVVASGGNVTLRCGSQNGYHHFVLMKEGEHQLPRTLDSQQLHSGGFQALFPVGPVTPSHRWRFRCYYYYTNTPQVWSHPSDPLEILPSGVSRKPSLLTLQGPVLAPGESLTLQCGSDVGYDRFVLYKEGERGFLQRPGQQPQAGLSQANFTLGPVSPSHGGQYRCYGAHNLSSEWSAPSDPLNILIAGQFYDTVSLSVQPGPTVASGENVTLLCQSWWQFDTFLLTKEGAAHPPLRLRSKYRAHKYQAEFPVSPVISAHTGTYRCYGSRSSDSYLLSFPSDPLELMVSGPSGGSRLPPTGPPSTPGLGRYLEVLIGVSVAFILLLFLLLFLLLRRQRHSKHRTSDHRKTDFQRPAGAAETEPKDRGLLRRSGPAADVQEENLYTAVKDTQSEDRVELDSQQSPHNEDPQAVTYAPVKHSRPRREMASPPSSLSEEFLDTKDTQAEEDRQMDTQAAASEASQDVTYAQLHSLTLRRKATEPPPSQEGPSPAEPSIYATLAIH